One window from the genome of Pseudonocardia hierapolitana encodes:
- a CDS encoding amino acid ABC transporter substrate-binding protein: protein MNARTALRLGCLAGVSALVLTACSGGGGTGGGDTSEPITVGISLPLTGDFSEPGKGVQRGYEAWAAAVNAGGGLLGRQVELRILDDQSNADRVVADYEQLIAQDQVDLVFGPFSTRLVVPSARVAQEYGMLFVEPAGAAAQVFEQGFDNLFYAAPAVADDHYNHLAETIIAMPEGERPRTAAYAAMDDPFAQGTAYGLKAKLEAAGIQTVVDEVYPPNTTDFSSIAAQIADSRADIVVGGTQYQDAVNLIVALQQLAYQPKLAAFTTAPTNPEFSAAIGGATEGIVSPTGYTPEAPYPSNVDFVQRYTAQFGSPPTEDEANAYTTGQVVAAAVQAVGCAEQGDCQQRLIDWLRTNTVETVVGPLNWDAQGRPQSAHLIQQYVDGQIRIVLPKDTAEAEFTYPKATW, encoded by the coding sequence ATGAACGCCCGCACCGCCCTTCGGCTGGGATGCCTCGCCGGCGTCTCGGCGCTGGTCCTCACCGCGTGCTCCGGCGGAGGTGGGACGGGCGGCGGCGACACGTCCGAGCCGATCACGGTCGGCATCTCGCTGCCGCTCACCGGGGATTTCTCCGAGCCCGGCAAGGGGGTCCAGCGCGGGTACGAGGCGTGGGCGGCCGCGGTGAACGCAGGTGGCGGCCTGCTCGGCAGGCAGGTCGAGCTGCGCATCCTCGACGACCAGTCCAACGCCGACCGGGTCGTGGCCGACTACGAGCAGCTGATCGCGCAGGACCAGGTCGACCTCGTGTTCGGGCCGTTCTCCACCCGCCTCGTCGTGCCGTCGGCGCGCGTGGCGCAGGAGTACGGGATGTTGTTCGTCGAGCCGGCGGGCGCCGCGGCCCAGGTGTTCGAGCAGGGCTTCGACAACCTCTTCTACGCCGCCCCCGCCGTCGCGGACGACCACTACAACCACCTCGCCGAGACGATCATTGCGATGCCCGAGGGGGAACGCCCGCGCACGGCGGCGTACGCCGCGATGGACGACCCGTTCGCGCAGGGCACGGCCTACGGGCTGAAGGCCAAGCTGGAGGCGGCAGGCATCCAGACGGTGGTCGACGAGGTCTACCCGCCCAACACCACGGACTTCTCCTCCATCGCCGCGCAGATCGCCGACTCGCGGGCCGACATCGTGGTGGGCGGCACCCAGTACCAGGACGCGGTCAACCTGATCGTCGCGCTGCAGCAGCTCGCCTACCAGCCCAAGCTCGCCGCGTTCACCACGGCGCCGACCAACCCGGAGTTCTCCGCCGCGATCGGCGGGGCCACCGAGGGCATCGTCTCGCCCACCGGCTACACGCCGGAGGCGCCCTACCCGTCCAACGTCGACTTCGTGCAGCGCTACACCGCGCAGTTCGGCAGCCCGCCCACCGAGGACGAGGCGAACGCGTACACCACCGGGCAGGTCGTCGCGGCCGCCGTACAGGCCGTCGGATGCGCCGAGCAGGGCGACTGCCAGCAGCGGCTCATCGACTGGCTGCGCACCAACACCGTCGAGACCGTGGTCGGCCCGCTGAACTGGGACGCCCAGGGCAGGCCGCAGAGCGCTCACCTCATCCAGCAGTACGTCGACGGCCAGATCCGGATCGTGCTGCCGAAGGACACCGCTGAGGCGGAGTTCACCTACCCGAAGGCCACCTGGTGA
- a CDS encoding LacI family DNA-binding transcriptional regulator: MPKPRSAPRLADVAARASVSIATASRALAGREGVSEAVAAHVREVALRMGYVANVHARTLAGGATSTVGLIVHEIGDPYFAEIASGVIGVAAQRGLSVHICHSGRDPRNELHQIRTLIAHRTDAIIVAGSGYIEPAMQAESNAVLTAFQETGGRVAVIGRHHLAADAVRPDNEAAGAAAAAHLLELGHRRIGVIAGPPALTTVADRLGGVGQALATHGLTLDDVPVLHTDFTRNGGASGAEQLLTEHGDLTALIALNDLMAIGVLSVLRARGISVPGRMSVAGIDDVAVAADLAPSLTTVRLPMTEMGELALTMALKPPSARRRRKNTGHELIVRDSTGPAAR; this comes from the coding sequence ATGCCCAAGCCCCGGTCGGCGCCACGCCTCGCCGACGTCGCGGCACGTGCGAGCGTGTCGATCGCCACGGCGTCCCGGGCGCTCGCGGGCCGCGAGGGCGTGAGCGAGGCCGTCGCCGCGCACGTGCGCGAGGTGGCCCTGCGGATGGGCTACGTCGCCAACGTCCACGCGCGCACGCTCGCAGGCGGCGCGACGTCCACGGTGGGCCTGATCGTCCACGAGATCGGCGACCCGTACTTCGCCGAGATCGCGAGCGGGGTGATCGGCGTGGCCGCCCAGCGCGGGCTCTCCGTGCACATCTGCCACTCCGGGCGCGACCCCCGCAACGAGCTGCACCAGATCCGCACGCTCATCGCCCACCGCACCGACGCGATCATCGTCGCCGGGTCCGGCTACATCGAGCCCGCGATGCAGGCGGAGTCGAACGCCGTGCTCACCGCGTTCCAGGAGACCGGGGGGCGGGTGGCCGTCATCGGACGCCACCACCTCGCGGCCGACGCGGTGCGCCCCGACAACGAAGCGGCGGGCGCCGCCGCGGCCGCACACCTGCTGGAGCTCGGGCACCGCCGGATCGGGGTGATCGCCGGTCCCCCCGCCCTCACGACCGTGGCCGACCGGCTCGGCGGCGTCGGGCAGGCGCTCGCCACCCACGGGCTCACGCTCGACGACGTGCCGGTGCTGCACACCGACTTCACCCGCAACGGCGGGGCCTCCGGCGCCGAGCAGCTGCTGACCGAGCACGGCGACCTCACCGCGCTCATCGCGCTGAACGACCTGATGGCGATCGGGGTGCTGTCGGTGCTGCGCGCCCGGGGGATCTCCGTGCCGGGGCGGATGTCCGTGGCCGGGATCGACGACGTCGCCGTCGCGGCCGACCTCGCCCCCAGCCTCACCACCGTCCGGCTGCCGATGACCGAGATGGGCGAGCTGGCGCTCACCATGGCGCTCAAACCCCCGTCGGCGCGCAGGCGGCGCAAGAACACCGGCCACGAGCTGATCGTGCGCGACTCGACGGGCCCGGCAGCTCGCTAG
- a CDS encoding uridine kinase, with protein sequence MTSTDMKAELLGRLARMVCGRPAERTVRVAIDGPDAAGKTTLADDLAEVVRASGRPALRVSIDDFHRPRHERYRRGPLSPEGYVRDCFDFPALRRLVLHPLGPGGDGRFRPGLRDLRTEEAHRGPARVAPPDAVLVVDGVFLLSAELAGCWEMSVYLDVSPAETLRRALVRDVELFGSADVVRERYLRRYLPGQQMYRGTVDPVRIADVVLGYDDPAAPVVLRWSD encoded by the coding sequence ATGACGAGCACGGACATGAAGGCCGAGCTGCTGGGCCGGCTCGCGCGGATGGTGTGCGGCCGCCCGGCGGAGCGCACCGTCCGCGTCGCGATCGACGGTCCCGACGCCGCAGGGAAGACCACGCTGGCCGACGACCTGGCCGAGGTCGTGCGCGCATCCGGGCGGCCTGCGCTGCGCGTGAGCATCGACGACTTCCACCGGCCGCGCCACGAGCGCTACCGCCGAGGCCCGCTCTCGCCGGAGGGGTACGTCCGGGACTGCTTCGACTTCCCGGCCCTGAGACGCCTCGTCCTGCACCCGCTCGGACCAGGTGGGGACGGCCGGTTCCGGCCCGGTCTGCGGGACCTGCGCACCGAGGAGGCCCACCGGGGACCGGCCCGCGTCGCACCGCCGGACGCGGTGCTCGTCGTGGACGGGGTCTTCCTGCTGTCCGCCGAGCTGGCGGGGTGTTGGGAGATGTCCGTGTACCTGGACGTGAGTCCCGCGGAGACGCTGCGCCGGGCTCTCGTCCGGGACGTCGAGCTGTTCGGATCCGCCGATGTGGTCCGGGAGCGCTACCTGCGCCGTTACCTGCCCGGCCAGCAGATGTACCGGGGCACCGTGGACCCGGTGCGGATCGCCGACGTGGTCCTCGGGTACGACGACCCCGCTGCGCCGGTCGTTCTGAGGTGGTCGGACTAG
- a CDS encoding DJ-1/PfpI family protein, producing MTTYGILVFDGVQELDFVGPWEVFHGSSRRRERADTVVLVAERPGFVRCAGGMRVLPDHTFDDHPPLDVLLVPGGAHSRIEAEMANPAVTDWITAAAASAGWVTSVCTGAFLVRAAGVSRGRRVATERALEDELERLGDITVVRDARYVVDGDMVSSQGVSAGIDMALWLVGRLHGRDHARAVMRTIQYEPAPPYLADEPA from the coding sequence GTGACCACGTACGGGATCCTCGTCTTCGACGGGGTGCAGGAGCTCGACTTCGTCGGACCGTGGGAGGTGTTCCACGGGTCCTCCCGGCGCCGGGAGCGCGCCGACACGGTGGTGCTCGTGGCGGAGCGGCCCGGCTTCGTCCGCTGCGCGGGCGGTATGCGGGTGCTGCCCGACCACACGTTCGACGATCACCCGCCGTTGGACGTGCTGCTCGTACCCGGCGGTGCCCACTCGCGCATCGAGGCGGAGATGGCCAATCCCGCGGTCACGGACTGGATCACGGCCGCGGCCGCGAGTGCCGGGTGGGTCACCAGCGTGTGCACCGGCGCGTTCCTGGTGCGTGCGGCGGGGGTGTCGCGCGGTCGCCGGGTGGCCACCGAGCGGGCGCTCGAGGACGAGCTGGAGCGGCTCGGCGACATCACGGTCGTGCGCGACGCCCGCTACGTCGTCGACGGTGACATGGTGTCCAGCCAGGGCGTGTCCGCGGGGATCGACATGGCGCTGTGGCTGGTCGGGCGGCTCCACGGGCGTGACCACGCCCGCGCCGTCATGCGGACGATCCAGTACGAGCCCGCCCCGCCGTACCTGGCCGACGAGCCGGCATGA
- a CDS encoding DMT family transporter → MRAGGPVLMVASAATWAAGLVLTKVALDVTGAAPGSVLVVQLIASVGALAAACAATGARLAGAWRHGWVGLLEPGIAYQFALAGLALTSAANASVLGSLEPVMVPLIAWVLLRERPRPRLLVVIAGATAGSVLVAFSADGGSGSWAGDGMIVASVAAAALYVVVASRQVAAVEPLPAALTQQVWALGFVLVCQLALGGPLPSATPGQLLLIAAAGILNYALPFWLYLTALTRMRVARAATYLTLIPVFGVLGAVLVLGERVTWLDLVGGVLVVGSLIADARNAPADDEMVEVHSR, encoded by the coding sequence ATGAGGGCGGGCGGGCCGGTCCTGATGGTGGCGAGCGCCGCCACCTGGGCGGCCGGGCTGGTCCTCACGAAGGTCGCGCTCGACGTCACCGGGGCGGCGCCGGGCTCGGTGCTGGTGGTGCAGCTGATCGCCTCCGTCGGCGCGCTGGCCGCCGCCTGCGCCGCCACCGGCGCCCGGCTCGCGGGGGCGTGGAGGCACGGGTGGGTCGGGCTGCTCGAGCCCGGGATCGCCTACCAGTTCGCCCTCGCAGGCCTCGCGCTCACCAGCGCCGCCAACGCGAGCGTGCTGGGGAGCCTCGAACCGGTGATGGTTCCGCTCATCGCATGGGTGCTGCTGCGGGAACGCCCGCGGCCGCGGCTCCTCGTCGTGATCGCCGGCGCGACGGCGGGTTCGGTGCTGGTGGCGTTCTCGGCCGACGGTGGCAGCGGCTCGTGGGCGGGCGACGGCATGATCGTCGCGAGCGTCGCAGCGGCCGCGCTGTACGTCGTGGTGGCCTCGAGGCAGGTCGCGGCCGTCGAGCCGCTCCCCGCCGCGCTCACGCAGCAGGTGTGGGCGCTCGGCTTCGTGCTCGTCTGCCAGCTCGCGCTGGGGGGTCCGCTGCCGTCGGCGACGCCCGGACAGCTGCTGCTGATCGCCGCGGCCGGCATCCTCAACTACGCGCTGCCGTTCTGGCTCTACCTCACCGCCCTCACGCGGATGCGCGTCGCGCGGGCGGCGACCTACCTCACGCTGATCCCGGTCTTCGGCGTGCTCGGCGCGGTGCTCGTGCTGGGGGAGCGGGTCACGTGGCTGGATCTGGTGGGCGGTGTGCTCGTGGTGGGCAGCCTCATCGCCGACGCGCGGAACGCGCCCGCCGACGACGAGATGGTGGAGGTGCACAGCCGGTGA
- a CDS encoding MarR family winged helix-turn-helix transcriptional regulator encodes MCSRTANLLGALGIALADAQTAELAASSGLAPTDAAALNAVGVAPGCSIGAVRIALGITHPGTVRTVDRLAAAGLVERRAGVDGRTVSLHLTAAGEEVWQRQADARIAWLERTIGRLAPAERADVERVVSAILAAVTGDEESAEHICRLCDEYRCPQDRCPVTLAIGTSG; translated from the coding sequence ATGTGTTCTCGCACCGCCAACCTCCTCGGCGCACTGGGCATCGCCCTCGCCGACGCGCAGACGGCCGAGCTGGCGGCGTCGTCCGGCCTGGCGCCGACCGACGCCGCGGCGCTCAACGCGGTCGGGGTGGCGCCCGGTTGCAGCATCGGCGCGGTGCGGATCGCGCTGGGGATCACGCACCCCGGCACCGTGCGCACCGTCGACCGGCTCGCCGCGGCCGGGCTCGTCGAACGCCGCGCTGGGGTGGACGGCCGCACGGTCTCGCTGCACCTCACGGCCGCGGGCGAGGAGGTGTGGCAGCGGCAGGCCGACGCCCGCATCGCCTGGCTGGAACGCACGATCGGGCGGCTCGCGCCCGCCGAGCGCGCCGACGTCGAGCGGGTCGTCTCGGCGATCCTCGCCGCGGTCACCGGCGACGAGGAGTCGGCCGAGCACATCTGCCGGCTGTGCGACGAGTACCGCTGCCCGCAGGACCGGTGCCCCGTCACCCTCGCGATCGGGACGAGCGGATGA
- a CDS encoding beta-class carbonic anhydrase, which yields MSAEELIKRYEAGGGRLAAASAEGLAVPPSLHTAIVTCMDSRIDVFALFGMDIGETHVLRNAGGVVTDDVIRSLTISQRKLGTRDVLLVQHNGCGLATFTDDEFCEELAEETGMRPSWRTHAFRDPAESVRRDVTQLRHDPFLHPDTRVRGFVLDIHEGVLDEVVVD from the coding sequence GTGAGCGCCGAGGAGCTGATCAAACGGTACGAGGCGGGCGGCGGGCGGCTCGCCGCGGCGAGCGCGGAAGGGCTCGCGGTCCCGCCCTCCCTGCACACGGCCATCGTGACGTGCATGGACTCGCGGATCGACGTCTTCGCCCTGTTCGGGATGGACATCGGCGAGACGCACGTGCTGCGCAACGCGGGCGGCGTCGTGACCGACGACGTGATCCGCTCCCTGACGATCAGCCAGCGCAAGCTGGGCACGCGCGACGTGCTCCTCGTCCAGCACAACGGCTGCGGCCTCGCCACGTTCACCGACGACGAGTTCTGCGAGGAGCTCGCCGAGGAGACCGGGATGCGGCCGTCCTGGCGCACCCATGCGTTCCGGGACCCGGCGGAGAGCGTGCGGCGCGACGTCACCCAGCTGCGCCACGACCCGTTCCTGCACCCGGACACCCGCGTCCGCGGGTTCGTGCTCGACATCCACGAGGGCGTGCTCGACGAGGTCGTCGTCGACTGA
- a CDS encoding TetR/AcrR family transcriptional regulator: MPKKVDHEAQRRRIAEALWRVVGRGGFEAVSMRDVAAEAGLSSAQHYFASKDEMLRYALEHMVEGAARRIHDRVAGAGGNASPGAVLKDVITEVLLSGEQYRDQARVWAGYVGKAAVESQSARLYQKVYTELGDIVADLLRAARDAGEVSAALDPRGAAVSLLALADGLTLHVLVGLRSHEEALAALTAHLDGLLRAAGGAPR, encoded by the coding sequence GTGCCGAAGAAGGTCGATCACGAGGCGCAACGCCGGCGGATCGCCGAGGCGTTGTGGCGGGTCGTCGGCCGGGGTGGGTTCGAGGCCGTGAGCATGCGCGACGTCGCCGCGGAGGCCGGACTGAGCTCGGCGCAGCACTACTTCGCCAGCAAGGACGAGATGCTGCGGTACGCGCTGGAGCACATGGTGGAGGGCGCGGCCCGGCGCATCCACGACCGCGTCGCAGGCGCCGGGGGGAACGCGTCGCCCGGCGCCGTGCTGAAGGACGTCATCACGGAGGTACTGCTGTCCGGGGAGCAGTACCGGGACCAGGCACGGGTGTGGGCGGGCTACGTGGGGAAGGCGGCGGTCGAGTCGCAGTCGGCGCGGCTGTACCAGAAGGTCTACACCGAGTTGGGAGACATCGTCGCGGACCTGCTGCGGGCCGCACGGGACGCGGGAGAGGTGTCGGCCGCCCTCGACCCCCGAGGCGCCGCGGTCAGCCTGCTCGCCCTCGCGGACGGCCTGACGCTGCACGTCCTCGTCGGCCTGCGTTCCCACGAGGAGGCGCTCGCCGCCCTGACCGCGCACCTGGACGGCCTGCTGCGGGCGGCCGGCGGCGCGCCCCGGTGA
- a CDS encoding alpha-N-arabinofuranosidase: MPRARLTIDPDFTIAPVPRRLFGSFVEHMGRCVYTGIYEPGHPKADADGLRTDVLDLVRELGPTVVRYPGGNFVSGYYWEDGVGPKEQRPRRLDRAWRSIETNEFGLGEFARWAKAAGTEPMMAINLGTRGIQEACDILEYANHPGGTKYSDLRRAHGNAEPFGIKLWCLGNEMDGPWQVGHKTAAEYGRLAAETARAMRLVDPSIELVACGSSNSRMPTFGEWERVVLEETYDQVDYISAHAYYQEHDDPGDFLACARDMDTFIESVVATADAVRARGKHRKHIDISFDEWNVWYQSRHRESAIAKGESEWEVAPRVIEDEYSITDAVVVGTLLNSLLRHGDRVTVACQAQLVNVIGLLRSEPGGPAWKQTIAHPFEQVRRRAAGEILDVRVRSDRYETPRFGDVDLVDASGTWDAENGLVSLFLANRDQAEAATVEVGVRGFGELRVQHAAVLATAEGQDRHTTNDEQHPERVSLRPLDGVEVADGQATLTLPPLSWAVVQLGRA, from the coding sequence TTGCCCCGCGCACGCCTGACCATCGACCCCGACTTCACGATCGCCCCGGTTCCCCGGCGCCTGTTCGGCTCGTTCGTCGAGCACATGGGCCGCTGCGTCTACACCGGCATCTACGAGCCCGGCCACCCCAAGGCCGACGCCGACGGACTGCGCACCGACGTGCTCGACCTGGTGCGGGAGCTCGGTCCCACCGTCGTGCGCTACCCGGGCGGCAACTTCGTCTCCGGCTACTACTGGGAGGACGGCGTCGGCCCGAAGGAGCAGCGGCCGCGGCGGCTCGACCGGGCGTGGCGGTCGATCGAGACCAACGAGTTCGGTCTCGGCGAGTTCGCCCGCTGGGCCAAGGCCGCGGGCACCGAGCCGATGATGGCGATCAACCTCGGCACCCGAGGCATCCAGGAGGCCTGCGACATCCTGGAGTACGCCAATCACCCCGGCGGCACGAAGTACTCCGACCTGCGCCGAGCCCACGGCAACGCCGAACCCTTCGGGATCAAGCTGTGGTGCCTGGGGAACGAGATGGACGGGCCGTGGCAGGTCGGGCACAAGACCGCTGCCGAGTACGGCCGGCTCGCCGCCGAGACGGCCCGCGCGATGCGCCTGGTGGACCCGAGCATCGAGCTGGTCGCATGCGGAAGCTCCAACTCCCGCATGCCGACGTTCGGCGAGTGGGAGCGGGTGGTGCTCGAGGAGACCTACGACCAGGTCGACTACATCTCGGCGCACGCCTACTACCAGGAGCACGACGACCCGGGCGACTTCCTCGCCTGCGCCCGGGACATGGACACCTTCATCGAATCGGTCGTGGCCACCGCCGACGCGGTGCGCGCCCGCGGCAAGCACCGCAAGCACATCGACATCTCCTTCGACGAGTGGAACGTCTGGTACCAGTCGCGCCACCGCGAGTCGGCGATCGCCAAGGGCGAGAGCGAGTGGGAGGTCGCGCCGCGGGTCATCGAGGACGAGTACTCGATCACCGACGCCGTGGTCGTCGGCACCCTGCTCAACTCGCTGCTCCGCCACGGCGACCGGGTCACGGTGGCCTGCCAGGCGCAGCTGGTGAACGTGATCGGCCTGCTGCGCAGCGAGCCGGGGGGCCCGGCGTGGAAGCAGACGATCGCTCACCCGTTCGAGCAGGTCCGGCGGCGGGCGGCGGGGGAGATCCTGGACGTCCGGGTCCGCAGCGACCGCTACGAGACGCCCCGGTTCGGTGACGTCGACCTGGTGGACGCCTCCGGCACCTGGGACGCCGAGAACGGCCTGGTGTCGCTCTTCCTCGCCAACCGCGACCAGGCCGAGGCGGCCACGGTGGAGGTCGGCGTCCGCGGCTTCGGCGAGCTGCGCGTGCAGCACGCTGCGGTGCTCGCGACGGCGGAGGGTCAGGACCGCCACACGACCAACGACGAGCAGCACCCAGAGCGCGTGAGCCTGCGTCCACTCGACGGCGTCGAGGTCGCGGACGGGCAGGCGACCCTCACCCTGCCGCCGCTGTCCTGGGCGGTGGTCCAGCTGGGCCGCGCCTGA
- a CDS encoding carbohydrate ABC transporter permease, with protein sequence MTTAPDTANPATAPVLPRARSRAAEPTDIRRYTPLARAGIITALAVLAVLWLAPLFWAVVTSLKQEADTTVVPLEVVPDRGFTLQAYASVLANGNLVTWFVNSTVVTVVITVLTVALSAAAAYGFSRTRFRGRNVLFALTIAGIMVPPQILIVPLYRQMLAMGLADTYAGIILPQLVLPAMVFILKKFFDGIPRELEEAARVDGAGQLRIFLQIVLPLSRSILAAVSIFVFIHAWNNFLWPFIITSDPGLMTLPVGLVQVQSAFGVRYAQVMASAILAGLPLIVVFMLFQRQIIRGVATTGLGGT encoded by the coding sequence GTGACCACCGCGCCCGACACCGCGAATCCCGCCACCGCCCCCGTCCTGCCCCGAGCCCGGTCGCGGGCCGCCGAGCCGACGGACATCCGGCGCTACACCCCGCTCGCACGGGCGGGGATCATCACCGCGCTCGCGGTGCTGGCCGTGCTCTGGCTGGCCCCGCTCTTCTGGGCAGTGGTCACCTCCCTCAAGCAGGAGGCCGACACCACCGTCGTGCCGCTGGAGGTCGTGCCCGACCGCGGGTTCACCCTCCAGGCCTACGCTTCGGTGCTCGCCAACGGGAACCTCGTCACCTGGTTCGTCAACAGCACGGTGGTCACGGTGGTGATCACGGTGCTCACCGTCGCGCTGTCCGCCGCCGCGGCCTACGGGTTCTCGCGCACCCGCTTCCGCGGCCGCAACGTGCTGTTCGCGCTGACGATCGCCGGGATCATGGTGCCGCCGCAGATCCTGATCGTGCCGCTGTACCGGCAGATGCTCGCGATGGGTCTCGCCGACACCTACGCCGGGATCATCCTGCCCCAGCTGGTGCTGCCGGCGATGGTGTTCATCCTCAAGAAGTTCTTCGACGGCATCCCGCGCGAGCTGGAGGAGGCCGCCCGCGTGGACGGTGCCGGCCAGCTGCGGATCTTCCTGCAGATCGTGCTCCCGCTGTCGCGGTCGATCCTCGCCGCCGTCTCGATCTTCGTGTTCATCCACGCGTGGAACAACTTCCTGTGGCCGTTCATCATCACCTCCGACCCCGGCCTGATGACGCTCCCGGTGGGGCTCGTGCAGGTGCAGAGCGCCTTCGGGGTGAGATACGCCCAGGTGATGGCCTCGGCGATCCTGGCTGGACTGCCGCTGATCGTCGTGTTCATGCTGTTCCAGCGCCAGATCATCCGCGGGGTCGCCACCACCGGCCTCGGCGGAACGTAG
- a CDS encoding carbohydrate ABC transporter permease → MSAGTVAAPGRVEQPTAPRRGPSLVGGRGGIWFVLPFMAVYAAFVLWPLLYGLGMSFFDTSLVRAESRFVGLDNYVRLFADAEVWRTLGITVLFTIGSTIPLVVIALVMALLVQTGVRGQWLWRFVYFAPFLLPVATVVLIWQWLFSGDYGLLNAALTGIGLPEVGWLTDPAVGLWSVVLLTVWWTIGFNFLLYLAALQAIPAQLYEAAEIDGAGGWRRLFGITLPLLNRTTGLVVVLQVLASLKLFDQAYILFRANGGPGGSATPILQYIYDTGFTDYRLGYASAISYVFFVLIILIALVQARLSRRSEA, encoded by the coding sequence ATGAGCGCCGGGACGGTCGCGGCGCCGGGTCGCGTCGAGCAGCCCACCGCCCCGCGGCGAGGGCCGAGCCTCGTGGGCGGGCGCGGCGGGATCTGGTTCGTCCTGCCGTTCATGGCGGTCTACGCCGCGTTCGTGCTGTGGCCGCTGCTCTACGGCCTCGGCATGAGCTTCTTCGACACCAGCCTGGTGCGGGCCGAGTCGCGGTTCGTCGGGCTCGACAACTACGTCCGCCTGTTCGCCGACGCCGAGGTCTGGCGCACGCTGGGCATCACGGTCCTGTTCACGATCGGCAGCACGATCCCGCTGGTCGTGATCGCACTGGTGATGGCGCTGCTCGTGCAGACCGGGGTGCGGGGCCAGTGGCTCTGGCGCTTCGTGTACTTCGCGCCGTTCCTGCTGCCGGTGGCCACGGTCGTGCTGATCTGGCAGTGGCTGTTCTCCGGCGACTACGGCCTGCTCAACGCGGCGCTGACGGGGATCGGACTGCCCGAGGTGGGGTGGCTCACCGATCCGGCCGTGGGCCTGTGGTCGGTCGTCCTGCTCACGGTCTGGTGGACGATCGGCTTCAACTTCCTGCTCTACCTCGCCGCGCTGCAGGCCATCCCGGCGCAGCTGTACGAGGCCGCGGAGATCGACGGCGCGGGCGGATGGCGCCGGCTGTTCGGGATCACGCTCCCGCTGCTGAACCGCACCACCGGGCTGGTGGTCGTGCTGCAGGTGCTGGCCTCGCTCAAGCTGTTCGACCAGGCTTACATCCTGTTCAGGGCCAACGGGGGGCCGGGCGGGTCGGCGACGCCGATCCTGCAGTACATCTACGACACCGGGTTCACCGACTACCGCCTGGGGTACGCGTCGGCCATCTCCTACGTGTTCTTCGTGCTGATCATCCTGATCGCCCTCGTCCAGGCCCGGCTCAGCCGCAGGAGTGAAGCGTGA